The following coding sequences are from one Nicotiana tomentosiformis chromosome 3, ASM39032v3, whole genome shotgun sequence window:
- the LOC138908552 gene encoding uncharacterized protein, whose product MPESSYRPPTIQASSSGSTGHQGQTLGQQIATPRGCFECGDLGHMRRFCPRLQGKAVQQGQQSMISAPLVWPPRGGGDASVLFDPGSTYSYVSSLFAHFLDIPRQSLSTSVYVSTHVGDSVVIDRIYRSCVVTFYGYETRANLLLLDMIDFEVLGMDWLSPYHVILDCHAKTITLAMPELPRLELKGSSVSTASRVISFLKARHMVEKGCLAYLAYVRDTIAESLTIDSVPVVQEFADVFPYDLPGMPPDRDIDFCIDLAPGTQPISITPYRMAPKELKELKEQLEDLLAKGL is encoded by the exons ATGccggagagttcataccgcccaccgACTATTCAGGCTTCTTCCAGTGGGTCgacaggccatcagggtcagacatTAGGGCAGCAAATCGCCACACCGAGGGgctgtttcgagtgcggagatctCGGTCACATGAGGAGATTCTGCCCTAGGCttcagggcaaggcagtgcagcagggccaGCAGTCCATGATTTCAGCACCGCTTGTCtggccgcccagaggcggagg ggatgcttcggtattatttgatccagggtctacctattcatatgtgtcatctctatttgctcattttctggatattcctcgtCAGTCCTTGAGTActtctgtttatgtgtccactcatgtgggcgattctgtggttatagatcggatctaccggtcttgtgtggtcacattctatggttatgagactagagcgaaCCTTCTGCTacttgatatgatcgactttgaggtcctgggcatggactggttatctccatatcacgtcatccttgattgtcatgccaagactattaccttagcgatgccagaaTTACCGAGATTGGAGTTGAAGGGTTCCTCAGTTAGTACAGCTAGTCGAgtcatctcttttctgaaggctcgacatatggtcgagaagggttgtttggcttatctagcttatgttcgggacaccATCGCAGAGTCTctgacgattgattcagtgccagtagtccaGGAGTTTGCCGATGTGTTTCCTtatgaccttccaggcatgccgccagatcgtgatattgatttttgtattgatttggctccaggcacccaGCCTATATCCATcacaccatatcgcatggctccgaaagaattgaaggagttgaaggagcagcttgaggatTTGTTAGCAAAGGGTTTGTGA
- the LOC104109150 gene encoding phosphoethanolamine N-methyltransferase 1: MAATSGQEREVQKSYWMEHTAELTVEAMMLDSKAADLDKEERPEVLSLLPPYEGKSVLELGAGIGRFTGELAKKAGQLIALDFIEGAIKKNESINGHHKNVKFMCADVTSPDLNFSPESVDLIFSNWLLMYLSDGEVQYLVERMVKWLKVGGYIFFRESCFHQSGDHKRKNNPTHYREPRFYTKVFKECHVNAGNGESFELSLVGCKCIGAYVRNKKNQNQICWTWQKVSSEDDRGFQRFLDTVQYKCSGILRYERVFGQGFVSTGGIETTKEFVAMLNLQPGQKVLDVGCGIGGGDFYMADKYDVHVVGIDLSINMISFALERAIGLKCAVEFEVADCTKKTYPDGAFDVIYSRDTILHIQDKPALFRSFYKWLKPGGKVLISDYCKKAGTASEEFAGYIKQRGYDLHDVEAYGQMLRDAGFNEVVAEDRTEQFVGVLQKELDTVEKERKSFIHEFSEQDYNEIVGGWKAKLIRSSSGEQRWGLFIANKN; the protein is encoded by the exons ATGGCTGCTACTTCAG gACAAGAGCGTGAGGTTCAAAAGAGTTATTGGATGGAGCACACTGCCGAACTTACTGTGGAGGCGATGATGCTCGACTCGAAAGCAGCGGATCTTGACAAAGAAGAGAGGCCTGAG GTGTTGTCTCTCCTTCCGCCATATGAAGGGAAATCTGTGCTGGAATTGGGTGCTGGTATTGGCCGTTTCACCGGCGAATTAGCCAAGAAAGCTGGACAGCTTATAGCATTGGACTTTATTGAAGGTGCAATTAAGAAG AATGAAAGCATAAACGGGCACCATAAGAATGTCAAGTTCATGTGTGCTGATGTGACTTCTCCAGATTTGAACTTTTCACCTGAATCAGTGGACTTGATATTTTCTAACTGGCTATTGATGTATCTTTCTGATGGAGAG GTTCAGTATCTTGTTGAGAGAATGGTTAAATGGTTGAAAGTTGGTGGTTACATATTTTTCAGAGAGTCATGCTTCCATCAGTCAGGAGACCACAAGCGAAAGAATAACCCTACCCACTATCGGGAACCTAGGTTTTACACAAAG GTTTTCAAGGAATGCCATGTAAATGCTGGTAATGGAGAATCATTTGAACTTTCTCTCGTTGGTTGCAAGTGCATCGGAGCTTATGTGAGGAACAAAAAGAATCAAAATCAG ATTTGCTGGACATGGCAAAAGGTTAGTTCTGAGGATGACAGGGGATTTCAGCGGTTCTTGGACACTGTTCAGTACAAGTGTAGTGGTATTCTTCGCTATGAACGTGTCTTTGGACAAGGTTTTGTGAGCACGGGAGGAATTG AAACTACAAAAGAATTTGTAGCCATGTTGAATCTTCAGCCTGGCCAAAAAGTCCTTGATGTTGGCTGTGGCATTGGAGGAGGTGACTTCTACATGGCTGACAAGTATGATGTTCACGTTGTTGGCATCGACCTGTCTATCAACATGATCTCTTTTGCTCTTGAGCGTGCTATTGGTCTCAAATGTGCTGTTGAATTTGAGGTTGCTGATTGCACTAAGAAAACATATCCTGATGGTGCATTTGATGTGATATACAGTCGGGATACTATCCTTCACATCCAG GACAAACCTGCATTGTTCAGATCTTTCTACAAGTGGCTGAAACCAGGAGGCAAAGTCCTCATAAGTGATTACTGCAAAAAAGCAGGAACAGCATCAGAAGAATTTGCTGGTTATATTAAACAAAGGGGTTATGATTTACATGATGTTGAAGCATATGGGCAG ATGCTCAGAGATGCGGGTTTTAATGAAGTTGTGGCCGAGGATCGTACTGAACAG TTCGTTGGAGTTCTCCAAAAGGAGTTAGATACTGTGGAGAAGGAAAGAAAGTCATTTATCCACGAGTTCTCTGAA CAAGACTATAATGAAATAGTTGGAGGTTGGAAGGCCAAGCTAATCAGGAGTTCTTCTGGTGAGCAGAGGTGGGGTTTGTTCATTGCCAATAAGAACTGA
- the LOC104109075 gene encoding tubulin beta-5 chain-like, translating into MREILHIQAGQCGNQIGSKFWEVVCDEHGIDPIGKYCGDSDLQLERVNVYYNETGNGRYVPRAVLMDLEPGTMDSIKTGPYGHIFRPDNYVFGQSGAGNNWAKGHYTEGAELIDSVLDVVRKEVENSDCLQGFQVCHSLGGGTGSGMGTLLISKIREEYPDRMMLTFSVFPSPKVSDTVVEPYNATLSVHQLVENADECMVLDNEALYDICFRTLKLSTPSFGDLNHLISATMSGVTCCLRFPGQLNSDLRKLAVNLIPFPRLHFFMVGFAPLTSRGSQQYRALTVPELTQQMWDSKNMMCAADPRHGRYLTASALFRGKMSTKEVDEQMMNVQNKNSSYFVEWIPNNVKSSVCDIPPKGLSMSSTFVGNSTSIQEMFRRVSEQFTVMFRRKAFLHWYTGEGMDEMEFTEAESNMNDLVAEYQQYQDATVEENSDYEDEAAED; encoded by the exons ATGCGTGAGATTCTTCATATTCAAGCAGGACAATGTGGGAATCAAATTGGATCAAAATTCTGGGAAGTAGTATGTGATGAACATGGGATTGATCCTATTGGAAAATACTGTGGGGATTCTGATTTACAGCTTGAAAGAGTGAATGTATATTATAATGAAACTGGAAATGGGCGTTATGTGCCACGGGCTGTGCTCATGGACCTTGAACCTGGCACTATGGACAGCATTAAAACTGGTCCTTATGGTCACATTTTTCGCCCCGACAACTATGTTTTCGGACAGTCTGGTGCTGGAAATAATTGGGCTAAAGGCCATTACACTGAGGGTGCTGAACTTATTGACTCTGTTCTTGATGTTGTCCGAAAAGAAGTTGAAAACTCCGACTGCTTACAAG GATTTCAGGTGTGTCATTCTCTTGGGGGAGGGACAGGATCAGGAATGGGGACACTGTTGATATCAAAGATCAGGGAAGAGTATCCAGATAGAATGATGCTTACTTTCTCTGTATTCCCATCTCCAAAAGTTTCAGACACTGTAGTGGAGCCTTATAATGCAACACTTTCAGTTCATCAACTGGTGGAAAATGCTGATGAGTGTATGGTTCTTGACAATGAAGCTCTCTATGACATCTGCTTCAGGACTCTCAAACTCTCCACTCCAAGTT TTGGAGACCTGAATCATCTCATCTCAGCAACAATGAGTGGGGTGACTTGTTGCCTGCGTTTCCCCGGCCAGCTGAATTCTGATCTTCGAAAACTAGCTGTGAACCTAATTCCTTTCCCGCGACTTCACTTTTTCATGGTGGGATTTGCGCCTCTAACATCAAGAGGATCTCAGCAATATCGAGCACTTACAGTCCCTGAACTGACACAACAAATGTGGGATTCAAAGAACATGATGTGTGCTGCTGATCCTCGACACGGTCGTTACCTCACAGCCTCAGCATTGTTTAGAGGCAAAATGAGCACAAAAGAAGTAGATGAACAAATGATGAATGTGCAAAACAAGAACTCTTCATATTTTGTGGAATGGATTCCAAATAATGTTAAGTCCAGTGTTTGTGACATACCACCTAAAGGGCTTTCGATGTCTTCGACGTTTGTTGGGAATTCAACTTCAATTCAAGAAATGTTTAGGAGAGTGAGTGAGCAGTTTACTGTTATGTTTAGGAGAAAGGCTTTCTTGCATTGGTACACTGGAGAAGGAATGGATGAAATGGAATTTACTGAAGCAGAGAGCAATATGAATGATCTTGTGGCAGAATATCAGCAGTACCAAGATGCAACGGTTGAAGAAAATAGTGATTATGAAGATGAAGCTGCAGAAGATTAA